Proteins from a single region of Arctopsyche grandis isolate Sample6627 chromosome 1, ASM5162203v2, whole genome shotgun sequence:
- the LOC143916588 gene encoding uncharacterized protein LOC143916588, whose product MRNLILVRLTAYSIVGHSLGHSLVVGQKFKMKYLIVFALLAVVPIVWGHGMVMDPVNRASRWRFNNSAPANWDDNQLYCGSYGTQWVLHNGKCGMCGDSYSLAPPRPHEIGGKYGEGVIVKSYRSGATIPVVARIVANHNGYFEFHLCNLDRFGMETEECYSSSQLLFASGSNQQAIGSQLGDHNLSIRLPAGVTCKHCVLRWSYTAGNIWGNCPDGTSKPGCGPQETYKTCSDITITA is encoded by the exons ATGAGGAATTTGATATTAGTGCGATTAACAGCATAT AGCATTGTCGGACATTCGCTAGGTCACTCGTTGGTTGTTGGACAAAAGTTCAAAATGAAATACTTGATTGTATTCGCTCTTTTGGCGGTGGTCCCCATTGTATGGGGTCACGGAATGGTGATGGACCCTGTTAACAGGGCTTCCAGATGGAGGTTCAACAATTCAGCCCCGGCTAACTGGGATGATAATCAACTCTACTGCGGAAGCTACGGA ACACAATGGGTTCTACACAATGGAAAATGCGGAATGTGCGGCGATAGCTACTCTCTAGCACCACCTAGGCCCCATGAAATCGGAGGCAAATATGGAGAAGGTGTCATCGTCAAAAG CTACCGATCCGGAGCTACTATTCCAGTTGTGGCCCGTATTGTTGCTAACCACAATGGCTACTTCGAATTCCACTTGTGCAACTTGGACCGATTCGGCATGGAGACTGAGGAATGTTACAGCAGCAGCCAGTTGTTGTTCGCCAGCGGCAGTAACCAACAAGCAATCGGCTCTCAACTCGGAGATCATAACTTGAGTATCAGACTTCCAGCTGGTGTAACATGCAAGCACTGTGTACTCAGATGGTCATACACTGCCG GAAACATCTGGGGAAATTGCCCTGATGGAACGTCCAAACCAGGCTGCGGACCACAAGAAACATACAAAACCTGTTCCGACATCACAATTACCGCTTAA
- the LOC143913732 gene encoding uncharacterized protein LOC143913732 codes for MFKFIILLTVFSLVASYVVGHGMVLDPVNRASRWRTNNTAPKNYNDNGYFCGGREVQWNENNGKCGLCGDNYADNTPRSNELGDKIFGEGIIVESYPKGSAITVTVRVTANHLGYFIFRICNLDKYEIESDECFDDILLKLTNGDDKFTISDQVADFHIPLMLPEDLTCNHCVLQWTWRTGNSHGECDDGTIQQGCGAQEHFRTCSDITIV; via the exons ATGTTCAAGTTTATAATTTTGTTGACTGTCTTCAGCCTAGTGGCCTCATATGTAGTTGGTCATGGCATGGTCCTAGATCCTGTGAATAGAGCTTCTCGTTGGAGAACCAACAACACTGCTCCTAAGAATTATAACGACAATGGATATTTCTGTGGTGGTCGTGAG GTTCAATGGAATGAAAATAATGGAAAATGCGGTTTGTGCGGCGACAATTACGCCGATAATACACCAAGATCTAATGAATTGGGTGATAAAATTTTTGGAGAAGGCATCATCGTTGAAAG ttACCCAAAAGGAAGTGCTATAACAGTGACAGTGCGAGTAACGGCCAACCACCTGGGTTACTTCATATTCAGGATATGCAACTTAGATAAGTACGAAATAGAGTCTGACGAGTGCTTTGACGACATTTTACTGAAGTTGACCAACGGTGATGATAAATTCACGATTAGTGATCAAGTAGCAGATTTCCACATTCCACTAATGTTACCCGAAGATCTTACGTGTAATCACTGTGTTCTACAGTGGACATGGAGAACTG gTAATTCACACGGTGAATGTGACGACGGTACCATTCAACAAGGATGTGGAGCTCAAGAGCATTTCAGAACATGCTCAGATATTACTATAGTTTAA